Proteins encoded together in one Gemmatimonadales bacterium window:
- a CDS encoding phosphomannomutase/phosphoglucomutase, whose amino-acid sequence MRIDPVIFRQYDIRGTVGADLTPDVARAVGAAAGSEARERLGRPATVAVGRDNRPSGAELLAALTGGLVATGTKVLDVGPVPTPALYFAIHHLQADGGVQVTGSHNPPEMNGFKLVLGGLPFAGDDIQTLRERIERDRFATGKGTRAAHDVLEAYRREIVTRIGALARPLHVVVDCGNGVPGLTYPDALEALGARVDRLYCESDGRFPHHHPDPTVLANLRDLQARVAAAHADAGIAFDGDGDRIGAVDEGGTVLFGDQILALLGIDLVQRLGKGREVIFDVKCSDALVEALESAGAKPTMWMTGHSFIKKKMKESGAVLAGEMSGHMFFGLPDYLGFDDALYAAARLLKILAGQPRPLSALRAALPQYVSTPEIRVECAEERKPAIVAAAARYFGQRYPTVTIDGVRWRTGEGWGLIRASNTQPLLVLRFEARTEPSLAAIRREADQVLRAEGVGGLGS is encoded by the coding sequence ATGCGCATCGATCCCGTGATCTTCCGCCAGTACGACATCCGGGGCACCGTCGGCGCCGACCTCACGCCCGACGTCGCCCGCGCGGTGGGCGCCGCCGCCGGGTCGGAGGCGCGGGAACGGCTCGGCCGCCCCGCGACCGTGGCGGTCGGCCGCGACAACCGTCCCAGCGGCGCGGAGCTGCTGGCGGCGCTCACCGGGGGCCTGGTGGCCACCGGCACCAAGGTGCTCGACGTCGGCCCGGTGCCGACGCCGGCCCTGTACTTCGCGATCCACCACCTCCAGGCCGACGGCGGGGTCCAGGTCACCGGCTCGCACAACCCGCCGGAGATGAACGGCTTCAAGTTGGTCCTCGGCGGCCTGCCGTTCGCCGGCGACGACATCCAGACGCTGCGCGAGCGCATCGAGCGGGATCGCTTCGCCACGGGCAAGGGCACGCGTGCCGCCCACGACGTGCTGGAGGCGTACCGCCGGGAGATCGTCACGCGCATCGGGGCGCTCGCGCGGCCGCTCCACGTGGTGGTGGACTGCGGCAACGGCGTGCCCGGCCTGACCTACCCGGATGCGCTCGAGGCGCTCGGTGCGCGGGTGGACCGCCTGTATTGCGAATCGGACGGCCGCTTCCCGCACCACCACCCGGATCCGACCGTCCTCGCCAACCTGCGCGACCTCCAGGCACGGGTGGCCGCCGCGCACGCCGATGCCGGCATCGCGTTCGACGGGGACGGGGACCGCATCGGCGCGGTGGACGAGGGTGGCACGGTCCTGTTCGGCGACCAGATCCTCGCGCTGCTGGGGATCGACCTCGTGCAGCGACTCGGCAAGGGCCGCGAGGTGATCTTCGACGTGAAGTGCTCCGACGCGCTGGTCGAGGCCCTCGAGAGCGCCGGCGCCAAGCCGACGATGTGGATGACGGGCCACTCCTTCATCAAGAAGAAGATGAAGGAGAGCGGCGCCGTCTTGGCCGGCGAGATGAGTGGCCACATGTTCTTCGGCTTGCCCGACTACCTCGGCTTCGACGACGCCCTGTACGCCGCCGCGCGGCTGCTCAAGATCCTCGCCGGCCAGCCCCGGCCGCTCTCGGCCCTGCGCGCCGCCCTGCCGCAGTACGTCTCGACGCCGGAGATCCGCGTGGAGTGCGCGGAGGAGCGGAAGCCGGCGATCGTCGCGGCGGCCGCCCGCTACTTCGGCCAGCGCTATCCGACGGTCACGATCGACGGTGTGCGCTGGCGCACCGGCGAGGGGTGGGGGCTGATCCGGGCGTCGAACACGCAGCCCCTCCTGGTGCTGCGGTTCGAGGCCCGCACCGAGCCGTCCCTGGCCGCCATCCGGCGCGAGGCGGACCAGGTGCTGCGCGCCGAGGGGGTCGGCGGCCTCGGGTCATGA